In Porites lutea chromosome 1, jaPorLute2.1, whole genome shotgun sequence, a single genomic region encodes these proteins:
- the LOC140938636 gene encoding coiled-coil domain-containing protein 91-like: protein MEGDSWANFGSVATNSQNASIDDDDDWADDFGGFESAKPAVNGSSQSGSVIQWATVGVPPPGASSHAASSPHPVSSFTPPFLSSATVESTKTSNLPMPNPQDHSDFINSFLSSDEDFSAPVTSESSHATATEDDKTEYDSFHADFSSFLSEALSETYQPFSSASQFADVKAGSSTDNTSKAPGSLVSMKTKNEANGEDVGITAVLEQSQESAPDTFDEPENEVSTAQDVLLVSQQQPSAVLDKSAGSNHKELSQQLLVAAESKKKLEDTVKGLEGKLSFAEQEKLQLQKDLESLLQRNKSLVEESENLTESLAKQREKYEQLQEQHKKEIEEIRKAGHDALAVIVEEYKELSRKAVLEQQEMNKIQMESILEDQRKKFQEFLQEQQDSFERRMQEESNKSKEKANSLLEEEKKQHKEQIEHHLEEDRLKSKEALKKAVEESRQEGLEAVEIVRKEERQKYEEFVTEYKESMKSLTDQEGKRLQTLVEETIKEQKESNKAALEDALAEERQRGKEFAEEIKDETKKEMLQYIRAKQEADRAARQKHLHGLDLFLESARAQLKALMEDQTELDPSETSGL, encoded by the exons tCTGCTAAACCAGCTGTGAATGGCAGTAGCCAATCAGGATCTGTGATACAATGGGCAACAGTTGGAGTCCCACCTCCCGGAGCATCGAGTCATGCAGCTTCTTCGCCACACCCTGTGTCATCATTTACGCCTCCCTTTTTATCCTCAGCAACTGTGGAAAGTACAAAAACCTCCAATTTGCCAATGCCAAATCCCCAAGACCATTCAGACTTCATTAACTCTTTTCTTTCAAGTGATGAGGATTTTTCTGCTCCAGTGACATCTGAATCATCACATGCAACAGCTACTGAGGATGATAAAACGGAATATGATAGCTTTCATGCTGATTTCTCATCATTCCTCAGTGAGGCACTTAGTGAAACTTATCAGCCATTTTCAAGTGCATCTCAGTTTGCTGATGTGAAGGCAGGCTCTAGTACTGATAATACTAGTAAGGCACCTGGGAGCTTGGTttctatgaaaacaaaaaatgaggCAAATGGTGAAGATGTTGGCATCACAGCAGTACTGGAACAGTCACAAGAGAGTGCACCTGATACATTTGACGAACCAGAAAACGAAGTTTCCACAGCTCAAGATGTATTATTG GTGTCTCAGCAGCAGCCTAGTGCAGTGCTTGATAAGTCAGCAGGCAGCAACCACAAAGAATTATCTCAGCAACTTTTAGTTGCTGCAGAATCTAAGAAGAAACTTGAGGACACAGTGAAAGGATTGGAGGGAAAACTGTCATTTGCTGAACAAGAGAAACTACAACTTCAAAAG GACCTTGAGTCACTTTTGCAGAGGAACAAATCCCTGGTTGAAGAATCGGAGAATCTTACAGAGTCTTTGGCTAAGCAGAGAGAGAAGTATGAACAGCTTCAG GAGCAGCATAAGAAAGAGATAGAAGAGATTAGAAAAGCTGGCCATGATGCACTGGCAGTCATTGTTGAGGAATATAAG GAATTATCAAGAAAAGCTGTACTGGAACAGCAGGAGATGAATAAAATTCAGATGGAAAGTATTTTGGAAGATCAAAGAAAGAAATTCCAGGAGTTTCTTCAAGAACAG cAAGATAGTTTTGAAAGAAGGATGCAGGAGGAGAGCAATAAGAGCAAAGAGAAGGCCAATAGTTTATTAgaggaagaaaagaaacaacacaAG GAACAAATTGAACACCATTTGGAAGAAGACAGATTAAAGAGCAAAGAAGCATTGAAGAAGGCTGTTGAG GAATCAAGACAGGAAGGATTGGAAGCTGTAGAAATTGTGAGAAAGGAAGAAAGACAGAAATATGAAGAATTTGTTACTGAATACAAG GAGTCAATGAAATCTTTAACCGATCAGGAAGGGAAAAGGTTACAAACTCTTGTGGAGGAGACAatcaaagaacaaaaagaaagcaataaA GCGGCATTAGAGGACGCTTTGGCCGAAGAAAGACAAAGAGGGAAAGAATTTGCTGAGGAAATCAAAGATGAAACCAAGAAAGAAATGCTTCAATACATACGAGCAAAACAAGAG GCCGACAGAGCTGCCCGACAAAAGCATCTTCATGGTTTGGACTTGTTTTTAGAGAGTGCAAGGGCTCAACTGAAAGCACTTATGGAGGACCAAACTGAATTAGATCCAAGCGAAACGTCTGGACTCTAA